A genomic stretch from Chitinophaga agri includes:
- the kduI gene encoding 5-dehydro-4-deoxy-D-glucuronate isomerase encodes MTAETRYASSPAEVLSWNTAQTRKALLIEQLFVQDEIKLVYSHYDRFVTGGIYPVSKALQLTPPDQFKAAFFLERRELGIINVGGAGVVTVDGETYEIGFKEALYVGKGKKDLSFGSKDSAAPAKFYLNSTPAHHEYPTRHVTRKDAEVVTLGAMETSNHRTINKLLVSTVLPTCQLQMGMTELKPGSVWNTMPAHTHDRRMEVYFYFEVPQGQSVCHFWGQPQETRHIWMQNEQAVISPPWSIHSGAGTSNYTFIWGMAGENLDYGDMDVCAVPDLK; translated from the coding sequence ATGACTGCAGAAACGAGGTATGCCTCCAGCCCGGCGGAAGTACTGAGCTGGAATACAGCCCAGACCAGAAAGGCGCTTTTGATAGAACAGCTGTTCGTACAGGATGAAATTAAACTGGTATACAGTCACTATGACCGCTTCGTGACCGGTGGTATCTACCCGGTTAGCAAAGCATTACAGCTGACCCCTCCCGATCAGTTCAAAGCCGCTTTTTTCCTGGAAAGAAGGGAGCTGGGCATCATCAACGTAGGTGGTGCCGGTGTGGTTACTGTAGATGGAGAAACATATGAAATAGGCTTCAAGGAAGCCCTGTATGTAGGTAAAGGAAAGAAAGACCTCTCCTTCGGCAGTAAAGACAGTGCTGCACCTGCGAAGTTCTATCTGAACTCTACGCCTGCACATCATGAATATCCTACCCGCCACGTTACCCGTAAAGACGCGGAAGTCGTGACATTAGGGGCAATGGAAACATCCAATCACCGTACCATCAATAAACTGCTTGTCAGTACTGTGTTACCTACGTGCCAGCTGCAGATGGGGATGACCGAGCTGAAACCAGGCAGCGTATGGAATACCATGCCTGCTCACACACATGACAGGCGTATGGAAGTGTATTTTTATTTTGAGGTGCCACAGGGGCAGTCTGTATGTCACTTCTGGGGGCAACCGCAGGAAACAAGGCATATCTGGATGCAGAACGAGCAGGCAGTGATTTCCCCCCCCTGGTCGATACACTCCGGTGCAGGTACCAGCAATTATACCTTTATCTGGGGTATGGCTGGTGAGAACCTGGACTATGGAGATATGGACGTATGCGCAGTACCTGATCTCAAATAA
- a CDS encoding UxaA family hydrolase produces MNTFLQIHPDDNVLVALQDLPQGTEVGFNGSTITLLKDVPAKHKFMITDVQSGDPITMYGVLVGKANTPIHQGEIITTTNIVHDANAFHEKEGNIEWQKPDVSKWKDRTFMGYPRKDGQVGTRNYWLVIPMVFCENRNVSVIKTAFEKGLGFAPTEVYNEQVQDLVSLYKSGNLNAIKTYKATAVTDKTTRNTVFPNIDGVKFLMHEGGCGGTRQDSDALCALLAGYIHHPNVAGATVLSLGCQHAQVSILKDALHKLNPNFDKPVLVFEQQKSSSEFDMLSDAIRDTFLALIEADKEPRQPSPLNKLVIGLECGGSDGFSGISANPAVGHTSDLLVAMGGTSILSEFPELCGVEQELINRCIEKDTADKFIRIMRAYESQAESVGSGFYMNPSPGNIKDGLITDAIKSAGAAKKGGISPVVDVLDYTEYVTKPGLNLLCTPGNDVESTSAEVGSGANIVLFTTGLGTPTGNPIAPVVKLATNTKLATRMPDIIDINTGTIISGEKTIEEMGEDILEYLIKAASGEIKTKAEQLNQDDFIPWKRGVSL; encoded by the coding sequence ATGAACACTTTTCTACAAATACATCCTGACGACAATGTACTGGTTGCTCTGCAAGACCTCCCACAGGGCACCGAGGTTGGGTTTAATGGTTCCACAATTACTTTACTCAAAGACGTTCCCGCTAAGCATAAATTCATGATCACCGATGTACAAAGCGGCGATCCTATTACTATGTACGGTGTACTGGTTGGTAAAGCTAATACGCCTATTCACCAGGGTGAGATCATTACCACCACCAATATTGTCCATGACGCTAACGCTTTTCACGAGAAAGAAGGCAATATCGAATGGCAAAAACCTGATGTCAGCAAATGGAAAGACCGCACCTTTATGGGCTATCCGCGTAAGGATGGGCAGGTAGGTACCCGCAACTACTGGCTGGTAATACCAATGGTCTTCTGTGAAAACCGCAATGTCAGCGTCATTAAAACTGCTTTTGAAAAAGGCCTCGGCTTTGCTCCTACTGAAGTATACAATGAGCAGGTGCAGGATCTGGTTTCCCTCTACAAGAGTGGGAACCTCAATGCCATCAAGACTTACAAAGCAACAGCTGTCACTGACAAGACCACACGTAACACTGTATTCCCTAACATTGACGGTGTTAAGTTCCTGATGCACGAAGGCGGTTGCGGCGGTACACGCCAGGACTCAGATGCGCTCTGTGCCCTGCTGGCCGGCTACATCCACCATCCGAACGTAGCAGGCGCTACTGTGTTAAGTCTGGGTTGCCAGCACGCACAGGTATCCATCCTGAAAGATGCACTGCATAAACTGAATCCAAACTTTGACAAGCCTGTCCTGGTATTTGAACAGCAGAAAAGTTCTTCTGAATTCGATATGCTGTCTGATGCTATCAGGGACACCTTCCTGGCACTGATCGAAGCCGATAAGGAACCTCGTCAGCCAAGCCCGCTGAACAAGCTGGTCATTGGCCTGGAGTGCGGTGGTTCCGACGGATTCTCTGGTATCTCTGCTAATCCGGCTGTCGGTCATACTTCTGACCTGCTGGTAGCAATGGGTGGTACCTCTATCCTCTCTGAGTTCCCTGAGCTGTGTGGTGTTGAACAGGAACTGATCAACCGTTGTATAGAAAAAGATACAGCTGATAAATTCATCCGCATCATGCGGGCATATGAAAGCCAGGCAGAATCTGTAGGGTCCGGCTTCTATATGAATCCTTCCCCGGGCAATATCAAAGACGGTCTGATCACTGATGCGATCAAGTCCGCCGGTGCTGCCAAAAAGGGTGGTATCTCTCCTGTAGTGGATGTACTCGACTATACTGAATATGTGACGAAACCAGGTCTGAACCTCCTTTGTACGCCCGGTAACGATGTAGAATCCACTTCTGCAGAAGTTGGTTCCGGTGCGAACATTGTATTGTTCACGACAGGTCTGGGTACACCTACCGGTAACCCGATCGCGCCTGTTGTAAAACTGGCTACCAATACCAAACTGGCTACACGCATGCCCGACATCATAGATATCAACACAGGTACTATTATCAGTGGTGAAAAAACGATTGAAGAAATGGGTGAAGACATCCTTGAGTATCTTATTAAGGCTGCCAGCGGAGAGATAAAAACCAAAGCGGAACAACTGAACCAGGATGACTTTATTCCATGGAAACGTGGCGTTAGTCTTTAA